The following proteins are encoded in a genomic region of Xenopus laevis strain J_2021 chromosome 3L, Xenopus_laevis_v10.1, whole genome shotgun sequence:
- the LOC108710993 gene encoding H/ACA ribonucleoprotein complex subunit 2-like protein has translation MTKVKKEECEEVPETPSKSYDELLSYLNPVAKPLAGRKLTKKLNKCVKKAIKQKNIRRGVKEVQKFINKGEKGIVVMAGDTLPIEVYCHIPVMCEDRGIPYSYVPSKSDLGAAAGSKRPTCVILIKPHEDYQEAYDECLEDVQALPLPY, from the exons ATGACTAAAGTGAAGAAGGAGGAATGTGAGGAGGTGCCCGAGACGCCGAGTAAATCATACGATGAGCTGTTATCGTATCTAAACCCTGTCGCTAAACCACTCGCGGGCCGCAAACTCACCAAGAAGCTGAACAAATGTGTAAAGAAAG ccataaaACAGAAGAATATCCGCAGAGGAGTGAAGGAAGTGCAAAAGTTCATCAACAAAGGAGAGAAAGG cATTGTAGTAATGGCTGGTGACACCCTTCCCATTGAGGTTTATTGTCATATCCCTGTAATGTGTGAGGATCGCGGCATTCCTTATTCATACGTTCCATCCAAATCC GACCTAGGAGCAGCTGCAGGCTCCAAGCGCCCGACCTGTGTGATACTGATCAAACCACACGAGGATTACCAGGAAGCATATGATGAATGTCTAGAGGATGTGCAAGCCCTTCCTTTACCCTACTGA